The Setaria italica strain Yugu1 chromosome IX, Setaria_italica_v2.0, whole genome shotgun sequence genome has a window encoding:
- the LOC101783526 gene encoding LOW QUALITY PROTEIN: uncharacterized protein LOC101783526 (The sequence of the model RefSeq protein was modified relative to this genomic sequence to represent the inferred CDS: substituted 2 bases at 2 genomic stop codons), translating into MQALARASRGIAAAVRPSAVEAAHGGXLQXARGIVVQVRNGNLDRALSVMERKIRSSGMERLIRARTHHHVKDSEKRVLARKALMQRVKSQELGKKLREILIKKIRGQ; encoded by the exons ATGCAGGCGCTGGCAAGGGCGTCGCGGGGgatcgcggcggcggtgcgcccgtcagcggtggaggcggcgcacggcggctaGCTGCAGTAGGCCCGGGGCATCGTGGTGCAGGTGAGGAACGGGAACCTGGACCGGGCGCTGTCGGTCATGGAGCGCAAGATTCGGTCCAGCGGCATGGAGCGCCTCATCCGGGCACGCACCCACCACCACGTCAAGGACTCGGAGAAGCGCGTGCTCGCGCGCAAGGCGCTCATGCAGCGCGTCAAGTCCCAGGAGCTCGGCAAGAAGCTCCGCGAGATCCTCATCAAGAAGATCAG GGGCCAGTGA
- the LOC101767306 gene encoding nucleobase-ascorbate transporter LPE1 yields the protein MAPVKAEDLVPHPVREQFDGLDFCITSPPPWLTTVVVAFQHYLVMLGTTVIIPTIIVPLMGGGHAEKAIVIQTILFLAGINTLLQVHFGTRLPAVMGGSYTYIYPIVAIVLSPRHALIIDPLERFVLTMRSIQGALIIAGVFQAVVGFFGIWRVFIRFLSPLAAFPFVTLSGLGLFYFTFPGVAKCIEIGLPALVLLVLFAEYASHFFVKGSFVFGRCAVLVTIIIVWIYAEILTAAGAYNERGPVTQFSCRTDRAGIIQGSPWVRFPYPFQWGYPIFCWQDCLAMLAASFASLIESTGTLIVVSRFAGATFCPPSVFSRGVGWEGISIILDGMCGTLTGTAASVENAGLLPLTRVGSRRVIKISALFMIFFSLFGKFGAVLASIPLSLFAALYCVLFAYTVGAGLSLLQYCNLNSLRSKFIISISLFLGLSIPQYFRVYEMFFGFGPVHTHSVAFNVMVNVIFSSPATVAAILAYLLDCTHLYWEASVRKDRGWHWWEKFKSYKQDSRSEEFYALPYGLSRYFPSL from the exons atggcccCCGTGAAGGCCGAGGACCTGGTGCCGCACCCCGTCAGGGAGCAGTTCGACGGCCTCGACTTCTGCATCACCAGCCCCCCACCATGGC TCACGACGGTGGTCGTGGCGTTCCAGCACTACCTGGTCATGCTCGGCACCACCGTCATCATCCCCACCATCATCGTCCCGCTCATGGGCGGCGGCCAT GCTGAGAAGGCGATCGTGATCCAgaccatcctcttcctcgccgggATCAACACGCTCCTGCAGGTCCACTTCGGCACGCGGCTCCCCGCCGTGATGGGCGGCTCCTACACCTACATCTACCCGATCGTCGCCATCGTCCTCAGCCCGCGACACGCGCTCATCATCGACCCTCTCGAG AGGTTCGTCCTCACGATGAGGTCGATCCAGGGCGCGCTCATCATCGCCGGCGTCTTCCAGGCCGTCGTCGGCTTCTTCGGCATATGGAGGGTCTTCATAAG GTTCCTGAGCCCCCTCGCGGCGTTCCCATTCGTCACGCTCTCGGGGCTGGGGCTCTTCTACTTCACGTTCCCCGGG GTCGCCAAATGCATCGAAATTGGTCTCCCCGCCCTTGTTCTTCTCGTGCTCTTCGCAGAG TACGCCTCCCATTTCTTCGTCAAGGGGAGCTTCGTGTTCGGCCGGTGCGCCGTGCTGGTGACCATCATCATCGTTTGGATCTACGCCGAGATCctgacggcggccggcgcctaCAACGAGAGGGGCCCCGTGACGCAGTTCAGCTGCCGCACCGACCGGGCCGGGATCATCCAGGGCTCACCTTG GGTCAGGTTTCCCTACCCGTTCCAGTGGGGGTACCCCATTTTCTGCTGGCAGGATTGCCTCGCCATGCTGGCTGCTTCTTTTGCATCGCTTATTGAG TCTACCGGTACCTTAATCGTTGTGTCAAGATTCGCCGGGGCAACATTCTGCCCACCTTCAGTGTTCTCGCGTGGAGTTGGCTGGGAG GGCATATCCATCATACTGGATGGGATGTGCGGTACATTGACAGGCACAGCAGCTTCAGT TGAGAATGCAGGTTTGTTGCCGTTGACGCGAGTTGGAAGCCGGCGAGTTATAAAGATCTCAGCCTTGTTCATGATTTTCTTCTCATTGTTTG GGAAATTTGGGGCAGTTCTTGCATCTATTCCGTTGTCACTTTTCGCTGCACTGTACTGTGTTCTCTTTGCTTATACAG TTGGTGCAGGCCTCAGCCTACTTCAGTACTGCAATCTCAACAGCCTGAGATCAAAGTTCATAATCAGCATCTCCTTGTTCCTCGGACTGTCCATCCCACAGTACTTCCGAGTGTACGAGATGTTCTTTGGCTTTGGGCCAGTTCACACCCATTCCGTTGCG TTCAATGTGATGGTCAACGTCATCTTCTCCTCGCCGGCGACAGTAGCAGCCATACTCGCCTACCTCCTGGACTGCACCCACTTGTACTGGGAAGCTAGTGTGAGGAAGGACAGAGGCTGGCATTGGTGGGAGAAGTTCAAATCCTACAAGCAGGACTCCAGGAGCGAGGAGTTCTATGCTCTGCCTTATGGCCTGAGCAGGTACTTCCCCTCGCTTTAG
- the LOC101766899 gene encoding basic salivary proline-rich protein 4-like: MEAAPSAKPGREPPPVPPNYISLRHLQELRLKEKEEQERRRREETAAAAAAAAAKREAEEAARAAAIKREAEGRAASWEASGGAKERHRGGKAQGQGHQWVAVAHRAPATTARPMEGGQGAAGKREAAIGGGAGEKGPDNAPYGRGKPWVKGKWKGREKEKRAEAAPAPSHGGKPAEVVPASPYGGKPENKSESKAKGKVPGNQAAESGSGGGRVEPADAAILSSRDCFRRGRPKGAGGRSTETCTGVAPVKTDGPSPPRGVKSDGMGKPKPPAPRRADAVAGGDPPDGKKAGPAQAPPTSAADGSSKPTSGGELRKTMEAKPGGLVEGQRRRQVVEAQAVAELNPRGARCEAGGPWRGRGNDAAEQHGRVWVPKAAAAGSSAGAGL; the protein is encoded by the coding sequence atggaggcggcgccgAGCGCGAAGCCGGGGCGGGAGCCGCCTCCCGTCCCTCCCAACTACATCAGCCTCCGGCACCTCCAGGAGCTCCGCctcaaggagaaggaggagcaggagaggcggcggcgggaagagacggcggccgcggccgctgccgccgcagctaagcgggaggcggaggaggcggccagGGCCGCCGCGATTAagcgggaggcggagggccgCGCCGCCTCGTGGGAGGCCTCCGGCGGGGCCAAGGAGAGGCACCGCGGGGGGAAGGCGCAAGGGCAGGGGCACCAGTGGGTCGCCGTGGCGCATCGGGCCCCGGCCACGACTGCCCGGCCGATGGAGGGCGGGCAAGGTGCGGCTGGGAAGAGGGAAGCAGCGATtggaggcggcgctggcgagAAGGGGCCGGACAATGCCCCATACGGCAGAGGCAAGCCCTGGGTGAAGGGGAAGTGgaaggggagagagaaggagaagcGGGCCGAGGCGGCTCCTGCTCCATCACACGGCGGCAAGCCTGCTGAGGTGGTTCCTGCATCACCGTACGGCGGTAAGCCGGAGAACAAGAGCGAATCGAAGGCGAAGGGGAAAGTCCCGGGAAATCAGGCGGCGGAATCGGGCTCGGGTGGCGGGCGAGTCGAGCCAGCCGACGCAGCCATCTTATCCTCACGAGACTGCTTCCGGCGCGGGAGACCGAAGGGCGCTGGTGGCCGGAGCACAGAGACGTGCACGGGCGTCGCGCCGGTGAAGACGGacggcccgtcgccgccgcgaggCGTCAAGTCGGACGGCATGGGGAAGCCGAAACCCCCGGCTCCCAGGCGCGCAGacgcggtggcgggcggcgatcCGCCGGACGGGAAGAAGGCGGGTCCGGCCCAGGCCCCGCCCACCTCGGCCGCCGACGGCAGCAGCAAACCAACGAGCGGTGGCGAGCTCCGCAAGACCATGGAGGCAAAGCCCGGGGGGCTAGTGGAagggcagcgccggcggcaggTGGTGGAGGCTCAGGCCGTGGCGGAGCTGAACCCACGGGGTGCGAGGTGCGAGGCTGGGGGGCCATGGCGCGGCCGAGGCAATGATGCCGCGGAGCAGCACGGGCGAGTGTGGGTGccaaaggcggcggcggccggatcaTCTGCCGGCGCCGGGCTTTGA